From a region of the Deltaproteobacteria bacterium genome:
- a CDS encoding ATP-binding cassette domain-containing protein: protein GMQLSGGERQRVALARAFLKDAPLLILDEPTSSVDVKTEAAILQAMERLMHGRTAFLITHRTSTLAACEVRLRLERGRLVEATPSVACGER from the coding sequence GGGGGATGCAGCTCTCCGGCGGCGAGCGCCAGCGGGTCGCGCTGGCGCGAGCCTTCCTCAAGGACGCGCCGCTCCTGATCCTGGACGAGCCGACGAGCTCGGTGGATGTGAAGACCGAAGCCGCGATCCTCCAGGCGATGGAGCGTCTGATGCACGGCCGCACCGCGTTCCTGATCACGCATCGGACGAGCACGCTCGCGGCCTGTGAGGTGCGACTGCGACTGGAGCGGGGCCGCCTCGTGGAGGCGACGCCGTCGGTGGCATGTGGGGAGCGATGA